Genomic DNA from Dysidea avara chromosome 10, odDysAvar1.4, whole genome shotgun sequence:
agtacAGTTGTCCGacaacaagccttcagattttAGTATGGAGACAATTGATTGAAATTCTTTTCTAAAAGATGGTGTTGAATGATAGTCCTTGTTAGCCAGCATACCAAGTTCTTTCTCAAACTACTGACATACATGAGATACAGGGCCAATTGATTTTGCCAAACGCTGAATGGTAGATGGCTGAACTATATTTGCTCCAGCACTTTGTATTGCCATTTTAAGTCGCCGGTTGAGATGCTCCATGTGAAGGTCGCATGGTATATTCTGGCCTGGTCTACCATGTGTATTAATGGTTCTGCTCCACTTCAATTCAGCACACTTGCGAGGAGACAAATACAAAGTTTGTGCTAAGAAATTAAACGCTTCTCCAGCATAATTGTAATGATTTGTTTGCtggaaaataaataataaaaatttcCAGTACAACATAATTCTATCTCCATCTCCCTCTTTAACAGAGTCATGAAATCCATGCCACAAAAGACCTAATGTAATAAGATCAGTTGCATATGATGTACCAGATGAAATCTCTATGTGATCTCTACTTGGCTGGGATGATAAGGGAATTCCTGACTCTCCTGATGCTCTGGTCTCCTCTGATGCTCTGTTCTCCTCAGGGGAGTGGGACGGTGGGATTAAACACTTTACCCATTTGGACACAACTTTGCTGGCAACATCTAGGCAGGTATATCTATTCTGGGGCTCCAAATTCAGCAACTCTtcagcagcaacaacaatatAAGAATGCAAAATCACTAGAAAAAAATCTTCATGTGCTTTCATATTTTTTTCTGGGTCTTTACTGATTGCTGATCGGCTCAAAACATTCCGCAGCTGAAATAGTGAGCCTTTGTCACATGCAGACTTTGTGTCGTACAATCTGTCCCAAATTGCCTGAAATATTATTGCATATACCTAATAATGTGACATCAATTCAATTAATTCACTCACGGTTAAGAAGCACTGCCTTGCATGCCAATCTACAATTGTAGGGACAAACCCTTTAAGTTTGCTTAATGCAGTTGGGTGGAAACATCGCAACAATATAGCACTACGAGCCCTGGCAATGGTCAGTTGATCTCCAAAAAGAAGTAGCTGAAATAATCTGGATTTATCACAACTAAAATCTTCTCCACCAACAGTAAGACTTTCAACTACTTCTTCACAAGGTACATACTTGCTCAGCTCATCAACAATGTGGCACATGTCACTGACCTTGGCTTCATTTTTTAATTGAACTCCAAGTGCGACCTAACAAAAATACATACTTaaaaatactgtaataatatGTCATACCACTTCTGATTCAGCTGACATTTCCTTGGAATAACGTGATGGTATGTGCCACTCTACACAATGTTTCTCTTCTCTAAATCTTTCCATGTGCTGGACAAGCATTCTATTGTAAAAAATAAACAGTCCAATTTAGTTTGTATTATACGAACCTTGATACCAAAACTTGAAAGTCCTTAATCAGTGCCTGGAAATCCATAGCAGATGGCAATATTTTATCTGGTGAAATCATATTACTAGATGGAGTATCAGACAATGATGAAATGTCCACACGGTTTTTAACTGCATACGAGTGGAAGTAATGAAGTGACTGTGTCTTACTGTCCTCCCTTTGAAAACTGGGTCTAACATTCTTATCAATGTTGTCGCCAACAATAGCAAACCCATAGCAGCTTCCCTCAATGGGATGACTAGTTGCACTagcagtgtttgtgtgtgtaacATTACCAGAATTCATATCACTACCATTAACACCACTCTCCATGTGGTGACCATGTGCATCACTGCATGCATCCTGAGCTTCGATTTGATCTACATGATGACTCTTCTTCCTTGCTTCCTGACGAGAGTCAGCGATGGTAGCTTCACTAATTTCATCAGCATCCATGTCAATACTTGAAAGATAACAAATATATATGTTATGTAATGTTCAAGAGTTGGGTCAATATCTTTAAGTGTATACCTTGACATTGATCAGCCTCTTCATCAACATCAAAATATGAAACATCACTGAGTGCAACAATACTATCAACTTCATAGATATTATCATCTTCATCACTCTTGTCATGTTCTATGCTTGCAACACTTGCCAGTTCAAAACTGGTCAtatctgatggctgtgtcaacTACACTTCAATTAAATCGCCATTAACAAAAGGGAAGTCTTGCTTACTTGAAAATGCTCTTTTAGCTTCTTACTCCAAGCCAATACTTCGTCATCATGACCACGTGAAAGATCATCAATGATAGTGGATGTTGATGAGGCAGACATACAAACCATTAAAGGCTGCAAGTATCTGTATATCTACAAAATGATATTAAATAATTCAAATACATTTGTACGCATAAAATACTAAAATGCACCTGTTTATGAGCTGCATTTCCATAAAGTAGAACTGATACCAAACGCTGCATCAGGCTCATCGTTTCTTCAATAGCAGAGAAATGACAAATCCTAAGAAAGCCTTATCACTTTTAGGCAAGATTGATCTTAGCAACCCAAGTAACACTGGAACCCTATGCTGAAACTCTGACCACAGTGCCTCCCAGCTAAACGACTTGAGCATGCCATTGCTTTGCTGTAGTATAGACTTATTGGAAGTAGAGCAAATATTATTGAATTCTACTCTAATCTGTCTCGAAATAGTTCTTAGGATATATCTGCTTAACCCACTACCAGGATTTAGCATACCACTTGCACTTGTTCGGTAGCATCTGCGAGCATAAGATGAAATTATCCGTGCTCTGAGTGGAGTTTTGATGTTATAATTACGGGTCTTTCCATCTTTCCTTATCTTGACCTACATTGCATCAACAAGAACACAATTATATGCCTGTAGTACATTAGTATATAGATTACTAACAGAAACTTTAGCTTGTGAGTCAGAGACAGAGTTAGCTAGAGTACTTGCAGATGAGGTAGCTGTAGTTGCTATTGGAGTTGATATCATATTAGTTACCATTGGCATTGAGTCATTTGTGCTGCTGATTGTACCTCTAGTCACTGTCTCATAGTGTGTATCATCATCAATTCTAGCAGCTTCACCAGCCTATGTTATAAGGTAAGCCAAACTTATTGAGCTAACTACATTAATATCATGGCATTTGAACGTACTGGTTGATCACAAATTTGAGTATCCAACCTCAATCTCTTTCTAGCAGGTGGTACAGCACTAAGAGTAGCACTGGTACAAGTCAGGTTTAGTTTTCCATTAATATCTGCTATTGCACTATTTAAATCTTCTTCACTCTACAATTGACTGGCATAAACACAAGTTAAGCGAATATAAAAAACTCACTCCTACTGCTTTAAACAAAAGATCTTTACAAGCACCACACAAATAAGCATTGGGGTTCCTAAACTGTGCTAAACGAAAAGGCGTTAATGAACCAGTGCATGCCACTGCTCGGCTTAAAAAGCGGTTTTCACGAGCACAGCAAGGACCATGCAGTTTTCTTCTGTCCCTCTTTTCTCTGGTACTTTCCACAGAGACCAGACAAAGCACACACACAGCAGCCATTCATCTAGTGATTATTAATACTCCCGCCTTCACTGAGCCCTGCCTGTCCGGCAGTGCCGAACTTGATGTGATAATGAACTGTTAATAATTTCGCTCATAGCCACACGTGTCTTATAGTGcaaaaggaagtatacgtttcATGACGACAACtaattaaacaccccgagcactagcttggggtgtgaaaacaaGTTTGcctattgattctggaccagaccctatttcgcagtaggcgcttataatctctaatcgataagcgccgtgacggagaaatagcggtctggccacgcgagactaccccAGACGATGTATCACCTTTTCCAACAGCAGACAATGAGCAGGAATCCAATGTGGGATTAATGGAAGGGGAGTCATTCTCGGTACCTATCGAGCCAGAAGTGATTCCATCAAGTATCGTCAGTGGCACTGACAATGAGCAGGAAGGATTAATGGAACAAGTTATTCCATCAAGTATCGTTGCTGCTGAGCGCGACAGTCAACTTCAGGTAGTTACAACACCTGAGCAACCTTCAAGATTTAATTTCGTCAGCGAGCCGCCTACTGTGAGTTCACGTGCGGTTGCTACACCAATGGAGCAGCAAGAATTTTTGCAAAATACTGTTGACAATGTTGCAAGTAAATTTCCAGAACTAGCATTTACACTAAGATACGATGGCTTGGATAGCAGTAACCCCGTGCTAACAATATCACAGAGAACAGTGTTTAATCACCCCCCACATGGATTGACTTCTCGAGTTTGTGTTACCATACAATACAAACACTACAAAGTTCATGTTCTGATGAGACTGTGGAGTGAAGGAGAGATTGAATCAATTGATGATGTAATGGAGCTTTGTGGTATGTTTGGCGAGTTACAAATTCTGTCCTGGAATTGATCCTGTGCATTATGAAGATGATTACCACAAAGCTATTCATTTTCATATTAGAAGTGTTCAGCTGTCTGAGTTTCCATTTTCACGAGTTGATTCTGTGAATTGCAAGCTTTAATATAAGCTTAGCAGAGAAGGCTGCAAGTGAAGTGAAGTGCCCACCTTGCAAGCGCTTGGTGCATGATTTAAACTTACAAAAAAATGCACCCTGGAAGAAAGCCCAAGCAAAAGGATAAAAAGGCAACAGCCCTCTTCTAGAGCACGGCTGCAGCACATGTCACCTGCCAGCCAGCAAGCACGTAAACAGTATGCTCAGTACCAGTGATCTAGCAATATTCGGAAATTGAGTAAGCTGGAGGATAGTGAAGTAGTACTCAGTGATGAACAGAGCGAGGAGATGTGTGAAGTGATGGAAGCTGTGAAAGCCGAGGATTTGGATAAGCTGTACCAAGAAGGAGACCAGCATGGAGTAGGGAGTGTAATGAAGACATTGTGGATGACAGATAAAGATCACCAGAAAAAACAGTTTTTCTTGAATCAGGAGGAGAATTGTGAGTACAAAATTCATATGTTTTGTATTTATCATGTCTATTCTCAGCTGTTGGAGGCCGTGGGAACCGGTGGAACATGATTACCATCCGTATGGGTAAGTGAATGTACACTGTATTAGTAAATTTAGATGTTTCTTTTCTCCTGTAGCTTTAGCAATTTATGCACGCAGCCCTGCAGCTCACAAAGCTCTACAAAGTTTTGAAATCCTAAAATTACCATCCAAGTCCACCATGCAAGCATACACTGGAGCTTTCATGCATGCTCCAGGAGCAAGTAATGTCTGCATTGTTGGGCAAGTATCTCAGTATGTTTTGTTCAAAGAAGAGTGTCGAAAGAATGGACGGTAGGAACCTAAATCTGATGGAGCCTTGATATTTGATGAGGTAAAAGTGGCCTGTCAGTTAATGTGGAACTCCCGGAATCACCAACTGATGGGGTTGGCAATGACATCCAAGGATATGGCATCTTTAAGTGACATCTACCGAATTCTTAAAAATCCTGAAGCTAACCAAACATCTTATATCTTGCAATTTATTTAGAGGGACCTTACCAGCAGCTATGACATGGTGGGTCCATACTATACGTCTGCTGCCTCAGTGGAAGCCAAATTTGTAGTGGCTTGTGTTTTCGAGACCATTAGGCTTTTTCAGCATCATGGTCTGAAAACTAGTGTGTTGGTATGTGATGGTGGATCTTCAAATATTTCTGCAATCAAAGCAAGTCATGACCACCATGGGGCATATTCAATAAAACAAGAAGGAGTTGACAGATACGAAGTGGAGCCTTGGATGGTTAATCCATATAATCCTCCAAACAAGATTTTTTGGTTGATTTGCCCATCCCACCAGGTAACAGTAAAATATTAATTTATTGAGTTGATTTTGTGGGATACTTTTATGTAGCTGAAAAACATGGTTAATGCATTGTTTTCTTCAAAACAAGGAGGGACAAAGCAGTTTAAACAGGGAAAAGGCACAGAGTTTGGGTGGAAAGCCATTACTGACTTGTATAAGAGAGAGCTGGTACGGGTCCACAACAATCAGGCAAGAGTGGTTCCACGATTAAGAGAGGCTCACTGTTTACAAGACTCGTGGACTAAACTTAATGTGCTGCCAGCAACGATCATGCAGGTAAACATTATAAATCTGAGATTTCATGTATATTTTATGACTGCTTGTATTATTTCATGAAATACATGCTTCATGCAAACACACCAAATGTAACTTATTTTTTATATACACAGCAAGAGCAAGTCCTGGGGGAGCTCTTTTGGTATGTGAACCAGTATCCTCCACCAGACGATGCTTCTGAAGTGCAGGAGACTTTGGCTTACTTGGAAGCATGTAGCttgatttttgaaagggggttcCTGTCCCATGATCGTATCAGAAACTTGGACAGCAAGATACTGCAGAACATTACAAAGGGGTATGACTACTTTTCTGGGTGGCTAACTTCTATACTGAAGGAAGGTACAGTATTGATTCGGTATTTTGCAATTATGATATTGAACTGTTGGTTTTTAGATCCAAAATATCCCCATACATCATCAACCCAATGATCATTCCTCTCTTGGCAAAGTATGTTTACTGTATAGCATCAGAAAAAAAATGCAGCAGTCAACCTAAGtgattgtgtactttttattagcCAGATAATTTTGTGTCAAGGTCGTTTGTCACTTATTCACTGTttgtattttgtttgtttaacaGCATGGGACCTACTAAGAATTGATGTGTATGAATTCCGAGCATTCTGCAGGTGGTTTTTAGCAACATACCCCACTTATTTTGTCTCTCCCTTGCGCTTGTCAGGATCAGCAGTGGAAAGTTTATTTAGCCAGTACAAGTTTACGGCTGGTGGGAAACTGGACTCTGTAAATTATACCACTGCTCGTGCTGCTCATCTCATCAAGCAGTGTGCTGTTTCACACCATAGTGGTGTAAGCTACAGGGATGAAAATTTGACTATAGTAGAAACCCCTTTGGAGAGAAAGGCATATAATAAAAAATCTGTATAGTTTTTTAATTACATTGTTTACGTAATAAAGCATTATTACATTACATTATTTGCATAATAGAGTTttaaaaactatcagttgttaCTTCCTAGCTTAGTTTCTAATTGGATATGATGTGCTAGTAGTTTAGCTCTCAAATTTGCATCAACTGTTAAAGCCAAGCCTTTCTTTGTTGCCAGTTGTTGTTTAGTTGCTGACAAGAATTCTTGTATTACAAATCTTCCTTGTAAATGTGTCGAAAACACTTCTTAATGCATCTTTGGAATACACAGTTGTCACGTTAGGTGATCTGGAGGACAATGCCTCTGTAAAAGCATCAAAAAATTTTGGCTGTCCATGTATTCTTTCATGTGCTACCTATATGGAAATGGTCATTGACAATTATTTACGTCTAATTCCAAActaaccttaattaaattgtcCCCTTCCTGGTGTAGCCCATCAAGATTTACAATCTCCTTAACTGCAGTATCTAGTTCTCTCAAAAATGGTATCAAAATAGGATCAGGTGAATACATATATCCTTGATCATGATACTTCAGGTAACTTGGTATGTTGACTTTATCCTTGGAATTCATACAGTGTAGAATTGATATTTCCTGGGATAAGATATCCCTTTGACTATCTTTGCAAGTCTTGATATGTTTGTAATGAAGATGCAGCATGTCTGATATAGCAGCACCACGGAAACGAAAATACACATCATCTCCATCAGCTTCCTGTGTTGTAGAACTTGTGGTACTAAAACTGTTACACTGAAAACAGTTAACATGATCAAGTAAACAGTGATACAATGCTGATGATATTGTCATCATTACAGGATTACTTGCTGGGACAGGCACTTCGTTCTCTTCACAGAATCTCAGCCAAATTACTTGAGATTCACCAATCTGATAACCAGCAGAATCATTCAACCCAATTTCTGACATGGCATATTGGCTGCCTAGTAAGAAAGCACTGCAGTACTTTTGCCACTGAAACTGAAACTGCAAGAATGGGTCTGGCCCCTTTTTACATTCTTTATATAAACCAACAAAACACAGTTGGTGGCTCATAATGATGTCCTTAAGGGGTTGCTCTGTATCATGAAGTATACTGGTAAATTCTTTTAGCTTTTCAGGAAAAAATTGTTTATCAAACTTGACACAAACCTCGCTTTGAAACACAGAGAAATCTATAGAATTCAAAGATGCCAATAACTCCTCTCTCTCTGTGTGGTTCATCGCTTTTGATTTTCTCTTCTTTGTTGGAGGTAAGGAACTTTCTGACATCTGGGCTGGCTCATTATCAGCTTGTGCACCTTTTCTTGGACCCTGTGTCTGCTTCTCTGTAGTCTGTTTTGCTACACTTTTCACTGTTCTAAAGGTAGCAATAAAATTCATGTACACGCTTATCATGAAACATTTATACTGTACTTACCCAGTGTTGTTACTTGGATTTTTCGATTGATCCATCGTCCTTTTACGAGTTTTCCTCATTGCTGTAGCAGTTTCTACTAGGCATTCAATGGATCTAGACTGTGACTGCTGCATCGATATTGCCGTTCACCACGCTACATTGAACAGAGTTGTTAAGTGCAAACCAATTTTTTGTTGCAACTAAACTTACTTCTCATTATTACTCGAAGTATTTACCTTATCTGTACCTTTACTTCTCGCTTTACTTCTCGTAATTCTTTTCACACTTTCCAACGACGCCATGCCTTATACTGACACTCTTTAAAACTGATGCAAGTGACAGCGCATACCGCCCTTTCAATTAGCTAGGGCGTGCGCATTGCAGATTAACACCAAGAGGCCataatcatagatattatagctTCTTAAGCTATAATATCTACGCATAATAGAAAGGTAATCAACAATTCTTTGAAGGAAGCCAGTTCGCCCTATTATACTTAACGGATTCATTTTTGATAAGGCATATTGAAGTAAGACACTCTCTTATTATGGACttttgtatatatgtaatagcaattatggactcttggtaatagttataccatgggcaagagtgctttgcctgatatatacgcacaagcccgagggccgcaggcctgagAGCGagtgcatatatgtgacctaattttagaaaaccgtcgatatccacacaattttcaaaatacattttattggttctttgttttctacagggacagaggaatggactagccaagtttcagcttcctaaatTAAGCAGCGCGGGagatacagcactagacagccggacaagcaaataatttgatatgtacagaagctatcgagaaaagaatctacgggcgcttacataaaccatcataacttactgatacaatgacgtacagaattgaatcttggctcattgtctttgccatgaatttgtgcatccaccaaggtatagtgttgtccccaggcatgcttctttgttcgagaaggaaggcaaattcactaaaaaacgatcgtcggtaaattcttttgtcaccgCAAAGTAAACAAACGTCTGCAACTTTGGAATCTTTTCATGTATGGAAATGGAACAAAGAGTTTTGTACTTCCTatggacaggcgaacacgatgattcCCAGGATCTATCCATTGGCGGCCTAATTCTCCCACCAGcgagg
This window encodes:
- the LOC136268680 gene encoding uncharacterized protein, which encodes MDADEISEATIADSRQEARKKSHHVDQIEAQDACSDAHGHHMESGVNGSDMNSGNVTHTNTASATSHPIEGSCYGFAIVGDNIDKNVRPSFQREDSKTQSLHYFHSYAVKNRVDISSLSDTPSSNMISPDKILPSAMDFQALIKDFQVLVSRMLVQHMERFREEKHCVEWHIPSRYSKEMSAESEVVALGVQLKNEAKVSDMCHIVDELSKYVPCEEVVESLTVGGEDFSCDKSRLFQLLLFGDQLTIARARSAILLRCFHPTALSKLKGFVPTIVDWHARQCFLTAIWDRLYDTKSACDKGSLFQLRNVLSRSAISKDPEKNMKAHEDFFLVILHSYIVVAAEELLNLEPQNRYTCLDVASKVVSKWVKCLIPPSHSPEENRASEETRASGESGIPLSSQPSRDHIEISSGTSYATDLITLGLLWHGFHDSVKEGDGDRIMLYWKFLLFIFQQTNHYNYAGEAFNFLAQTLYLSPRKCAELKWSRTINTHGRPGQNIPCDLHMEHLNRRLKMAIQSAGANIVQPSTIQRLAKSIGPVSHVCQ